The genomic region GCTACCGAGGCCCAGCCTGCGGAGAAGCCCCGCCGCCGCGGGTCCGTTGGCGTGCATCGCGAACCCGGCGGCGGCCTTGGCGCGGACGGCCGCCTCGCGGTAGCTGCCGGAGACGGCCTCGACGTTGACGCGGCCGGTCCGGCCGTCCGCGTCCTCGTACTCGATCTGGGCGTCCGGGTAGAGCACCCGGCCGTCTTCGTCGATGGGGAGCCCGAGTTCGCGCGCGATCCGGTGGCGCTCGGTGTCGGCGGCCCGTTTGCCGCGCTTCCGCGCGCCTTCGCTGGCGCGCGCGATCCTGCTCTTGAGTTCGGTGTCGAGGCGGACGCGCCGCACGGTGGCGCCCCTTGCTTCGAGCCGTTTCCGCTCGATCCGGCAGGCGCGGTGGATGGCGGTGTCGTGTGCGGCCTCGGCGGGCCGGACGCGGGCGAGCCGGATCTCCTGCCGGGGGTCCATGCCGCGCTCGGCGGCGAGCTTCCGGGCCTCGGCCACGCCCCTGGGGGTGAGCGAGAGAATCTTGAACGGGTTGCCCTTCGGTCCGGTGGCCCGGTGTTCCTCGACCAGACCGTCCCGGATCCAGGCGTTCACGGCGCGCCGGGTGGTGAACGGATGGCCGCCGAAGTGGAGCTCGGCGATGTCGCGGTGGGAGACCGCGCCGTGGACGCCGATGTCGGTCAGCGCCCCGGCGCAGCGGTCGGGGAAGGAGATGGACCCGCCGTCCCGGCCCGCGGCGTATTCTCGGCGATGGCCGTTCCGCATCCGAGCTCGATGGCTCGCGCGGCTGGGTGGCGCGGCGGAACGGGGGTCCGGTTCGGCCTCGCGGCCGAACATCTCTCTTCCTCTCACGGCTCAGCGGCTCGGCCCGAAGCCGCGCTCGGGAACCGGGATCCTCGGCACGGGGACAACGATCCTCTGCGGTCCCTGCGCGGGCGTGCGAACCGCCGCCACGGCGACGGGATCGCGGGCGGCCACGCGCTCGCGGTGCCGGTCGAGCACGAAGTCGGAGATCTTCTGCGCGTCCGCCGCAGCGCGCCGGATCTCGCGCGGGTCCTCCTCGAGCGCCTGGATCCAGCCCTCGACGTAGGCCGCGCCCCGGCTCGGGTCGTGTCCGACGCCGACGCGCTCGCCGGTCATCATCGCGCTGATCTCGGCCCTGAGCTCCTCGCGGGCGTACTGCGGCGAGCCAAACCCGCCGTCGATCCCCTCGATGAGGGTCTCGCGGTTCATCCGGTCCTTGTGCCCGGTGCTGTGGCCCAGCTCGTGGAGCGCGGTCTGGTAGTAGTGGTTCGCCGACGGGAACTGCCCGCGCTCGGGCAGCACGATCTCGTCGCGCTTCATGTGGTAGTAGGCGCGGTCGCCCTGGACGTGGCGGACCGGGACGCCGACATCCTCCATGACCCGCTCGGCCTCCTGGTGCACCTTCCAGAGCGGCTCGGGCGTCGGGTTGGCGCGCTCGGGCAGCCCGTCGGCCTGCTCGGCGTTGAACACCGTGTACTGGCGCACGAACGGCGCCTTGAGCTTCTCGTAGCGGTAGACCT from Candidatus Palauibacter soopunensis harbors:
- a CDS encoding zincin-like metallopeptidase domain-containing protein, which encodes HRKFADAIIEQIRQGTAPWQKPWAPGERVMPMNVDTDRSYRGGNSLHLASVQQEQGYGDVRWGTYRQIQARGGQVRKGERGTRILSFQDKKRIAVTDEQGRPRRDAEGKKVYRYEKLKAPFVRQYTVFNAEQADGLPERANPTPEPLWKVHQEAERVMEDVGVPVRHVQGDRAYYHMKRDEIVLPERGQFPSANHYYQTALHELGHSTGHKDRMNRETLIEGIDGGFGSPQYAREELRAEISAMMTGERVGVGHDPSRGAAYVEGWIQALEEDPREIRRAAADAQKISDFVLDRHRERVAARDPVAVAAVRTPAQGPQRIVVPVPRIPVPERGFGPSR